DNA sequence from the Burkholderia pyrrocinia genome:
AAGCGCGCGATCGATGCGTGACCGTGACGCATGAAGCGTGCGTCGCAAGCGCGGCGTACGCCGCGCCGATCCCACCCTCCCGACGATCCCCAGATGTACGCCCGGCACTATCACCCGGATTGAAAAAGCCTATTGGGGGATGCGAACGCCAGCGCCTAGATTAAAAGGCACGGTGCGTGCGCCCCACGCAAACGCATCGTTCCCCACATATCTGATCGGCCCGGCTTCGCACGCGGCCGCGCCGACTCGAACGGAGGCGCAAATGGCTCACCTCAAGGGCAGCAAAACCGAAGAGAACCTGAAAGCCGCATTCGCGGGCGAATCGCAGGCGAATCGACGCTATCTGTATTTCGCTTCGAAGGCTGACGTCGAAGGCCAGAACGACCTCGCCGCGCTGTTCCGCTCGACCGCCGAAGGCGAAACCGGCCATGCGCACGGCCACCTCGAATACCTGGAAGCCGTCGGCGATCCGGCAACGGGCTTGCCGTTCGGCTCGTCGCGGCTGAATCTCGAATCGGCGATCGCCGGCGAAACGCACGAATACACCGACATGTATCCGGGCATGGCGAAGACGGCGCGCGACGAAGGCTTCGACGAAATCGCGAACTGGTTCGAGACGCTCGCGAAGGCCGAACGCAGCCACGCGAACCGCTATACGAAGGCGCTGGACAGCCTCGTCGACTGAGACGACCGCCGCCGCAGGCCGCACGGTACGACCATGTGACCCGCAAGCGGCCGGCCGTTCGTTCATCGCTGCCCGCAGCGCGCGGGCGGCGCGCTCGCGCGCATGCGCGCCACGCTGGAGCGCCTCATGCCCCACAAGGAAGGCAGTCTCGAAGCCCCGACCCGGCATCCGCTCGACTGGCAGTCCGATGCGTTCTACGACCAGGCCGCGATCGATGCGGAAATGACGCGCGTGTTCGACATCTGCGCCGGATGCCGGCGCTGCGTGTCGCTGTGCGGTGCGTTTCCCGCGCTGTTCGATCTGGTCGACGACACGCCGGCGGGCGACATCGACGAAGTGCCGAAGGCCGCGTTCGGCAAGGTGGTCGACCAGTGCTATCTGTGCGACCTCTGCTACATGACGAAATGCCCGTACGTGCCGCCGCACGCATGGAACGTCGACTTCCCGCACCTGATGCTGCGCGGCAAGGCGGCGCGCTACAAGCGCGGCGAAGCGACGCTGCGCGACAAGGTGCTGTCGAACACCGATGCGCTCGGCCATTTCGCGGGCATTCCGATCGTCACGCAGACGGTGAACGCGGTGAACCGCACGCCGCCCGCGCGCCATGCGCTCGAAGCGACGCTCGGCGTCGATCGCAACGCGTGGCTGCCGGAGTTCGCGCCGCGCAAATTCCGGCGCGCCGCGAAGCGCTCGGACAACCCGCCCGCGCGCGACGGCGAACGTACGCCCGGCAAGGTCGCGATCTACGCGACGTGCTACGTGAATTTCAACGAGCCCGGCATCGGCCACGACCTGCTCGCGATCCTCGCGCACAACGACATTCCGTACGAGCTCGTCACGCGCGAAGCATGCTGCGGAATGCCGCTGCTGGAGCAGGGCAACCTTGCCGGTGTCGCCGCGAAGAAGGAGGTGAACCTGCCCGTGCTCGAACGCTATGCGCGCGAAGGCTATGCGCTGATCGGCGCGATCCCGAGCTGCGTGCTGATGTACAAGAGCGAGTTGCCGCTGATGTTCCCCGGCGACGAAGCGGTGCGCGCGGTGGCCGACGCGTTCTGGGATCCGTTCGAATACGTGATCGCACGGCATCGCGACGGGCTGCTGAAGACCGATTTCAAGACCGGCCTCGGCACCGTGTCGTATCACGTGCCGTGCCATGCGCGCGTGCAGAACATCGGCCGCAAGACGGCCGACGCACTGTCGCTGGTGCCCGATACGCGCGTGAACGTCGTCGAGCGCTGCTCGGGCCATGCGGGCACGTTCGGCGTGAAGAAGGAATTCCATGCGGACGCGATGCGGATCGGCGCGCCCGTGTTCAAGGCGATGGCCGAGCCGCAGCCGGATTTCGTGTCGTCGGACTGCGCGCTGGCCGGCCATCACATCGTGCAGGGCATCGACGAGAAGGGGCTGCCGTCCGCGCCGCTCGCGCATCCGCTCACGCTGCTGCGCCGCGCATACGGCATCTGAGCCGCTGCCGGCCGACTCACGAGGACATCCCATGACGCTGACCCGCGACTCCCTGCTGACGCTCGAAGCATATGCAAAGATTCGCCGGACCGAACACGCGCGGCTCGTCGCGTACAAGCGCCGCCGGGCGGTCGCACTCGGCAACCACCTGCGCTTTTTGTTCGAGGACGAGACGACGATCCGCTATCAGATCCAGGAGATGCTGCACATCGAGAAGATCTTCGACGAGGCGGGCATCGACGGCGAACTGGAAGCGTATCTGCCGCTCGTGCCCGACGGCACCAACCTGAAGGCGACGATGCAGATCGAATACGAGCACGAGATCGAGCGGCGCGCGGCGCTCGCGCGGCTGATCGGTATCGAGGATCGCGTGTACCTGCAGGTCGACGGGCACGCGCGCGTCTACGCGATCGCCGACGAGGATCTCGAGCGCGACAACGACGAGAAGACGTCGGCCGTGCATTTCGTGCGTTTCGAACTCGACGCGCCGATGCGCGCGGCGCTCAAGGACGGGGCGGTGCTGTCGATCGGCTGCGATCACCCGGCCTACACGATGCCGCCGCAGCGCGTGGATCCGGACGTGGCCGCGTCGCTGGCCGGCGACCTGCGCTGACACGACCGCCGCGCGTCCTGCGCGGCGTATTCCGCTTTTCCGTTCCGACCCGAAGCCGGCTTTCCGCGAGTAGCGCGGCGCGAGCGATCGCCTGTCGCCGCGCAGATGTAACAGGCGTCCCGCGCTTGCGTGCGGAGAAACAATGTGCACTCCGCGTCACCGTGCTTTCATCACTCGCAGAGAAACAATAAAGAGATTGTGCACGGAGATAATTCAGCTGAACGGAAATTGAATGATTTACCGATTCGTGAATATCTTGTTACGAAATTTTCCCTGATTTACCGATTTTAGTCGGCAATTCCGGCGATTGTTGCAGGCAAGGGTCTGAACAGCCCGGGAAGGCCCATTGGCGGCCATTCTTCATACCTTGCAGAGCCCCGCCGGACGGGCCTTTGCAGCGCCGGGCATAAAGATCTCGCAAAAAAATTCAAGCGTAAATGGATTGCGTATCCATGGCAGGTTGTTTCAGTGCGTAACATTAAGTCATTGTCATATTGAGATAAACCCTAGGGATGGTATGCTTCGTGCACAAAAATTCCCACATTGGAGTGAGACCGTGATTTGTGCGCCATTGCCGGGAATTCCGGCACCGTGAAAGTGCGGTGTCGGCCGGCGTGCACAACACCGATAAGCATAATGTGCAACCTGGCCGCCCCGCGACGCGATGTGTCGCGACGGCGCCGCCAATCGCAGCCCGGCCTGGCTGCGTGGAGAGATCTACTATGTTCTTCGATGAGCTTAACGATGAAGAGTGGTTTCGTCTTTCAACGCTGATCGCCGATGAACCCATCCGGCTGAATCGTCGTGGGCGTCCACGAGCCGAACCGCGCGTCGTTGCCAACGCGGTGCTCTGGATTCTGACGACCGGTGAAGCCTGGTCCAAGCTGCCCGGTCGTTATCCGTCCGGGCCGACGTGCCGTCGTCGCTACGAGGAGTGGCTCGCGAGCGGCACGCTGTTGCAGATGATCGACGTGCTGACCCAGTTCAGCGGGCGCACGTTCGCGTATATTCCGCCGCCGCCGGTGCCGGTCGTGCCTGCGCGTCGCGCGGAACCCGCGCCCGACAACGATCGCTTGCGCGGCGTGTTCTGGCAAAACCCCGAGTCGTGGCAATTGCCGGTCGCGCAGGCAAACGTTTGGGAGGGCGAAGGCGCGTCGCTGAGCGCGATGCAGGACGACGCAGTGGCCGATCATCCGGCCCGCACGTCGTTCGTGGTGCCCGGTACGCCGGCCGCGGAACTGCGCCATGCGCGTGCGTCGTCGGCGAGCTTCGCCGCGGCCGAACCGCAAGTCGACGAGTATCGCGGCTATACGATCTGCGGCATCGCGCAGCCCGTGCAGAACCTGATGTATCGCGCGTGGGCCGAGATCTCGCAGGACGACCGGCGCGTCGAGCGCTCGGGCCTCATCGGTCCGCGTTTCACCGATGCCGAGGAAGCCGAGCAGTTTGCGCTCGACTGGGCGCGCCAGTGGATCGATCGCCACGGTGCGAGCCACGAGCCGGCGCGCGCGCCGCAAAGCGAGGTGCTGGCCGGTTTGTCCGCGCTGGCGCGCGCGGAGTCGGACATCAAGCGCTTCATCGCCGAGCGTCACGCGGGTGCGCTGTCGGAAAGCCGCAACGATCCCGTGCAGTCGGAGCGCCGCGAATACGCGTACCGCGTAGGTTGAGCGCCGTTCCAATGCAACGCGCGGGCCGTCGTGTGCCACGACGCCCGCGCGGAAGCCTCGTCTTTCCCTGCCTGCCGCACCCGGGGGCTCCGCTGTCGAAGCGGAGCCCCCGGTGCTTGTTGCGTCACTGCCGGCCGTAGGTATCGTCGAAGCGGACGATGTCGTCCTCGCCGAGATACGCGCCCGACTGCACTTCGATTAGCTCGAGCGGCATCTTGCCCGGGTTCTCCAGGCGGTGCGATACGCCGAGCGGGATGTACGTCGATTCGTTTTCGGACAGCAGGAACGTTTCGTCGCCGCGCGTGATGCGCGCGGTGCCGCGCACGACGATCCAGTGTTCGGCGCGGTGGTGGTGCATCTGCAGCGACAGTCGCGCACCCGGTTTCACGACGATGCGTTTCACCTGGAAGCGCTCGCCCATGTCGACCGAGTCGTAGTGGCCCCACGGGCGATGCACCTTGCGGTGATCGGTGGCTTCCGCGCCTTGTTGCGCCTTGATGCGGCCGACGATCTTCTTCACGTCCTGCACGCGCGACTTGTCCGCGACGAGCACGGCGTCGGGCGTTTCGACGACGACGAGGTTCTGCGTGCCGACGCACGCGACGAGCCGGCTTTCCGAATGCGCGAAGGTCGATTCGGCGCCTTCGAACAGCACGTGGCCGCGGCCGACGTTCTTGGCCTCGTCCTTCTGCGAGATCTGCCAGATCGCGTCCCACGAGCCGACGTCCGACCAGCCCGCGTCGAGCGGCACGACGACGCTTTCGCACAGTTGCGGCAGGCTCGCGAGCGGCTCCATCACCGCGTAGTCGATCGAGTTCGACGGCGATGCGGCGAACGCGTCGCGATCGACGCGGAAGAAGTCGCCATCGGCCTTGCCCTGTGCGACGGCCTGTTCGCAGGCCGCGTAGATCGCCGGTTCGAGCTGGCGGATCGCCTTCAGCCACACCGACGCGCGAACGATGAAGATCCCGCTGTTCCACCAGTACTCGCCGGATGCGACGTACTGCTGAGCGAGTTCGAGGTGCGGCTTCTCGACGAAACGGTCGAGGCGGCGCACGTCGAGGTTGCCCGTCGCGGCGTCGCCGAGCGGCGCGCCGACGCGGATGTAGCCGTAGCCGGTTTCCGCGTGCGTGGGCACGATGCCCATCGTCGCGATCCTGCCTTGCGCCGCGCAGTGCACGCCGGCCGCGACGGCTGCGTGAAAGCGCGGCAGGTCGGCGACCGCATGGTCGGCCGGCATCACGGTCATCACCGCATCGTTGCCGTCGGCGACGAGCCGCAGCGCGGCGAGCGTCAGCGCGGGCGCGGTGTCGCGGCCGAGCGGCTCGAGCATGATCGTCGCGGGCTTGGCCGTCAGGCGCAGTTGTTCGGCGGTCGTGAAGCGGTGATCCTCGCCGCACACGATCAGCACGTCGTCGTTCAGCGGGTGGTCGGCCGTCAGGCCGTCGAGGCGCAGCGCGGTCGACTGCAGCAGCGAATGCTCGCCGAGCAGGCCGATCAGCTGTTTCGGAAAACGTTCGCGCGACATCGGCCACAGGCGTGTGCCGGAACCGCCGGCAAGAATCACCGGCTGCACCGCGAGGCGCGTGCCGGCGGCGGGGGCGGCGGAAGAAGATTGGCGCGTTTCGGCTGCCACGGCCGGAGCATTCATGATGACACTCTCCACGGTTGAAGTCAGTGCCTGCCGTTGTAGCATGAAGTAAATCGACAATAAAACCGGACCGATTGGCAGTTATTCGCCATGCATTCATCTGGAAAAATTTTCCGCGATCGCATCGGATGCAAATAAAAAAATAAAAAATAATTCCGGGCATTGTTGGCCTTCCCGTGCCGGCAAAGGGCTCGCGGCGAACGCAAAGTTTCCGAAAATCTCCCGATTCCCGATCGATTCGGGAAAACGTGCCGAATTAAATCAAAAAGTTCGCGGCAAGAATTTCCGATTATTTTTCGAAATACTTGTGCGCTTGAGGGGCGATTTTCTTGTCGCTTCAATAGCGTCATGCAACGTTTGAATCGAATGTGCGGCACGGGCTGCACGAGGAGCTGTTCGGCAAACGCCTGTTCAAAGAGGAAGCAGACATGTTGAGCGTGCTGGCGAGAGTCATCGATATCGCGATGGTCGTGGCAGGGGCGCTGATCGCCGCTGCGCTGCACGACGGCAGCATCTGGCTCAACGACCTGCAGCGCACGACGGTGCTGTTCGACTGCCTGCTGGTCGTGGTGTTCTTTCCGGCCATCGGCATCTACCAGTCGTGGCGAGGCAAGCGTCTCGTCGGGCTGATGGGGCGCGTCGCGTTCGCGTGGCTCGTGGTCGAGCTCGCGGGCATCCTGATGAGCTTCAGTTTTCACCAGTCGGGCGACCTGTCGCGGCTGTGGCTCGGTTACTGGGCGCTCGTGACGATGACGCTGCTCGCCGGCTCGAAGGCCTGCGTGCACGTCGTGCTGCGGCAACTGCGCCGCGGCGGCTACAACCTGAAGGCGGTCGCGATCGTCGGCGGTACGCCGGCGGCGCGGCGGCTGATCGCGCAGATGCGGGCGCGGCCGGAAGCGGGCTTCAACCCGGTATGCGTGTACGACGAAAGCGAAGCGCCGGGCGATGTCGCGCTCGACGACGTGCGCATCGAGCGGCAGTTCGAATCGCTGGTGTGGCTGGTGCGCAGCCGCGCGATCCGCGAGCTGTGGCTCACGCTGCCGATCTCGGAGGAACCGAGGATTCACCAGATCGTGACGGTGTTCCGCCACGACTTCGTGAACATCCGTTTCATTCCGGACGTGCGCACGCTGTCGTTCTTCAACCAGGAAGTGGTCGAGGTGCTCGGCGTGCCGGCGATCAACCTCGCGGCGTCGCCGATCACCGACGTGCGGATCCTGCCGAAGTTCGTGTTCGACCGGCTGTTCGCGCTGGCGGCGCTCACGGCGCTCGCGCCGGTGATGCTGCTGATCGCGGGCCTGATCAAGCTGACGTCGCGCGGGCCGGTGTTCTTCCGCCAGAAACGCAAGGGCATCGACGGGCACGAGTTCGAGATCTACAAGTTCCGCTCGATGAAGGTGCACCAGGAAGCGGCGGGCACGGTGACGCAGGCGACCAAGAACGACACGCGCGTGACGCCGGTCGGCCGGTTCCTGCGCCGCACCAGCCTCGACGAGCTGCCGCAGTTCATCAACGTGCTGAAGGGCGAGATGTCGGTCGTCGGCCCGCGCCCGCATGCGCTCGCGCACGACGACATCTACAAGGATCTGGTCAAGGGCTACATGTTCCGCTACCGGATCAAGCCCGGCATCACCGGGTGGGCGCAGATCAACGGCTTTCGCGGCGAGACCGACCAGATCGAGAAGATGATGGGGCGCGTGAAGCTCGATCTGTACTACATGCAGAACTGGTCGTTCTGGCTCGACATCAAGATCGTCGCGCTGACGCTGTGGAAAGGCTTCACCGGCAGCAACGCGTACTGACACAGTGCCCCGCGGGCATTCCGGTTTTACGAATTTCGAATCATTGGTCAAGAGGTCGACACATCATGAATCTGACTATCATCGGCAGCGGTTACGTAGGTCTTGTCACCGGCGCATGCCTCGCCGACATCGGGCACGACGTGTTCTGTCTCGACGTCGACCAGGCGAAGATCGACATCCTGAACAACGGCGGCGTGCCGATCCACGAGCCGGGCCTCAAGGAAGTCATCGCGCGCAATCGCTCGGCCGGCCGCCTGCGTTTCTCGACCGACATCGAGGCCGCGGTCGCGCACGGCGACGTGCAGTTCATCGCGGTCGGCACGCCGCCCGACGAGGACGGCTCGGCCGACCTGCAATACGTGCTCGCGGCGGCGCGCAACATCGGCCGCTACATGACGGGCTTCAAGGTGATCGTCGACAAGTCGACGGTGCCGGTCGGCACGGCCGAGCGCGTGCGCGCGGCGGTCGCCGAGGAGCTCGCGAAGCGCGGCGGCGACCAGATGTTCTCGGTCGTGTCGAATCCGGAATTCCTGAAGGAAGGCGCGGCGGTCGACGATTTCACGCGGCCGGACCGCATCGTGATCGGCTGCGACGACGACGTGCCGGGCGAGCGCGCCCGCGAGCTGATGAAGAAGCTGTACGCGCCGTTCAACCGCAACCACGAGCGCACGCTGTACATGGACGTGCGCTCGGCCGAGTTCACGAAATACGCGGCGAACGCGATGCTCGCGACGCGCATCTCGTTCATGAACGAGCTGGCGAACCTCGCCGACCGCTTCGGCGCGGACATCGAGGCCGTGCGCCGCGGGATCGGCTCCGATCCGCGCATCGGCTATCACTTCCTGTACGCCGGCTGCGGCTACGGCGGCTCGTGCTTCCCGAAGGACGTCGAGGCGCTGATCCGCACGGCCGACGAGCACGGGCAATCGCTGCAGATCCTGAAGGCCGTGTCGTCGGTCAACGCGACGCAAAAGCGCGTGCTGGCCGACAAGATCGTCGCGCGCTTCGGCGAGGACCTGACGGGCCGCACGTTCGCGATCTGGGGCCTGGCATTCAAGCCGAACACCGACGACATGCGCGAGGCGCCGAGCCGCGAGCTGATCGCCGAGCTGCTGTCGCGCGGCGCGCGCATCGCCGCGTACGACCCGGTCGCGCAGCAGGAAGCGCGCCGCGTGATCGCGCTCGATCTCGCCGATCACCCGAGCTGGCTCGAGCGCCTGAGCTTCGTCGACGACGAGGCGCAGGCCGCGCGCGACGCCGATGCGCTCGTGATCGTCACCGAATGGAAGGCGTTCAAGAGCCCCGACTTCGTCGCGCTCGGCCGCCTGTGGAAGACGCCGGTGATCTTCGACGGCCGCAACCTGTACGAGCCGGAGACGATGAGCGAGCAGGGCATCGAATATCACCCGATCGGCCGGCCGGGCTCGCGCCAGGCCGTCGCCGCCCGCGTGCCGGGCGCCGCGCGCGCGAGCGCGTAACCCTGTTTCCCGTCACCCGTTACACCCGTTACGAGACGCCATGTTCCGGAACATCCTGATCGTCTGCCACGCGAACGTCTGCCGCAGCCCGGCGGCGGAACTGCTGTTCAAGTCGCACGCCGCGTCGCGCGGCGGCCCGCGCGCGACGTTTCACTCGGCCGGCGTTCATGCGAACGACGGCGACGGCATCGATCCGGTGATGCGGCAGTTGCTCGCGGAGCGCGGCGTCGATGCGACGACCCACCGCTCGCGGCGGCTGTCGCGCCGGATCGTGCGCGACGCCGACCTGATTCTCGTCAGCGAGCGCGGACAGATCGCGGCCGTCGAATCGGTCGATCCGTTCGCGCGCGGCAAGGTCCACCTGCTCGGCAAGTGGGAAGGGGCCGAGATTGCCGATCCGCACGGCGGCCCCGAGGCCGAATACCGCGAGAGCTACTCGCAGATCGAACGTCTGGTTCAAGGATGGCTACAGAAACTATGCTGAAACGCCCGATGCGCCCGGTGGCGCTTGCCGTCGCGCTGACGACTTTCCTGTCAGCCTGTGCAACCGCGCCCGGCAACTACCTCGACTCGTCGAACCTGAAGGACGAAGGCCGCCAGCAAGCGGCCGAGACCTATCCGGTTCATTACATCGACGCCAAAGTGGTGATGGACCAGTTGCAGAAGCAGCAGGTCGACCATCCGCTGCCGCCGGGACGCTATACCGATGCGTCGCAGTACGTGTACCGCATCGGCGCGCAGGACATCCTCGGCGTCACCGTCTGGGACCACCCCGAGCTGACGACGCCGCAGGGCCAGTCGTTCTCGAGCGGCGGCAACACGACGCAGACGATCGCGGGCGCGCTGCAGCAGCCTTATTCGTCGTCGCTGCCGGGCCAGGCCGATCCTTACGGCCAGACGGTGGCCGCCGACGGCACGATCTTCTTCCCGTTCGTCGGCCGCATCCACGTGGCGGGCAAGACGATCGCGCAGACCCGCGACGAGCTGGCCACGCGTCTCGCACGCTACGTGAAGAACCCGCAGCTCGACGTGCGCGTGCTGTCGTACCGCAGCCAGAAGGTGCAGGTGACGGGCGAGGTGAAGACGCCGGGCCCGCTCGCGATGAGCGACGTGCCGCTGACGCTGGTCGACGCGATTTCGCGCTCGGGCGGCTCGACCAACGAGGCCGACCTGCAGCGGGTGCGCCTGACGCGTGACGGCAAGCTGTATACGCTCGACGCGAACGGCGTGCTCGATCGCGGCGAAGTACGGCAGAACGTGATGCTGCAGCAGGGCGACATCGTCAACGTGCCGGATCGCAGCGACAGCCGCGTGTTCATCATGGGCGAGGTCAAGACGCCGGTCACGGTGCCGATGCTCAAGGGCAGGCTGACCATCGCCGACGCGCTGACGGCGGGCGGCGGCATCCTCGACACCGATGCGAACCCGCGCAAGATCTACGTGATGCGCGGAATGCGCGACAACCCGACGAAGCCTGAAGTGTTCCGCCTCGACATGACGCAGCCCGATGCGTTGATGCTGTCGAGCCGCTTCCCGCTTCAGCCGCTCGATGTGGTCTACGTCAGCACGGCCAGCTCGGTGCAGTTCAACCGGGTGCTGCAGCAGGTGCTGCCGACGATCCAGACGATCTTCTACATGCGGCAAATCACGCGCTGATAGCCCGCCGGGGCGGCGCCTCCGCCCCGGCACCACTCAAGCGGGAACGAATGGTGAACACGCAAGCGAAACACTCCTACGCGGATCTGTCCGTGAAGACCGAGGAAGAGGACGTCGTCCTCGGCCAGTTGCTCCAGGTGATCATGGACGACATCTGGCTGCTGCTCGGCATCGCGGTGACGGTCGTCGCGCTCGCCGGCCTTTACTGCTACATCGCGAAGCCGGTGTATCAGGCCGACGTGCACGTCCGGGTCGAGAGCAACGACAACACGTCGCAGGCGCTCACGCAGACGCAGACCGGCGCGACGATCAACAGCGGTCCGCAGCAGGCGCAGACCGATGCGGAAATCGAGATCATCAAGAGCCGCGGCGTCGTCGCACCGGTCGTCGAGCAGTTCAAGCTGAACTTCTCGGTCGTGCCGAAGACGCTGCCGGTGATCGGCAGCCTCGCCGCGCGCGTCGCGACGCCGGGCACGCCGGCGCGGCCGTGGCTCGGCCTGAAATCGTATGCATGGGGCGGTGAAGTCGCCGACGTCGATTCGATCAGCGTCGTGCCCGCGCTCGAAGGCAAGAAGCTGACGCTGACGGCCGGTCCGAACGACACCTATTCGATCGTCGACCAGAACGGCACCCGGCTGCTGTCGGGCCAGGTCGGCGAATCGGCGCAGGGCGGCGGCGTGACGCTGCTCGTGAAGAAGCTCGTCGCGCGCCCCGGCACGCAGTTCACGGTGGTCCGCTACAACGATCTCGACGCGATCGGCGGCTTCCAGGCCGGCATCCAGGTGAGCGAGCAGGGCAAGCAGACGGGCGTCGTGCAGATCTCGCTCGAAGGCAAGGACCCGGATCAGACCGCCGCGATCGCGAACGCGCTCGCGCAGTCGTACCTGAACCAGCACGTGGTCGCGAAGCAGGCCGAAGCGACCAAGATGCTCGACTTCCTGAAGGGCGAGGAACCGCGCCTGAAGGCCGACCTTGAACACGCGGAAGCCGCGCTGACGCAGTACCAGCGCACGTCGGGCTCGATCAACGCGAGCGAAGAGGCGAAGGTCTACCTCGAGGGCAGCGTGCAGTACGAGCAGCAGATCGCCGCGCAGCGCCTGCAGCTCGCGTCGCTCGCGCAGCGCTTCACCGATTCGCACCCGATGGTGATCGCCGCGAAGCAGCAGCTCTCGGAGCTGCAGGGCGAGAAGGACAAGTTCAGCAACCGCTTCCGCAGCCTGCCGGCGACCGAAGTGAAGGCCGTCCAGCTCCAGCGCGACGCGAAGGTCGCCGAGGACATCTACGTGCTGCTGCTGAACCG
Encoded proteins:
- a CDS encoding mannose-1-phosphate guanylyltransferase/mannose-6-phosphate isomerase, which encodes MNAPAVAAETRQSSSAAPAAGTRLAVQPVILAGGSGTRLWPMSRERFPKQLIGLLGEHSLLQSTALRLDGLTADHPLNDDVLIVCGEDHRFTTAEQLRLTAKPATIMLEPLGRDTAPALTLAALRLVADGNDAVMTVMPADHAVADLPRFHAAVAAGVHCAAQGRIATMGIVPTHAETGYGYIRVGAPLGDAATGNLDVRRLDRFVEKPHLELAQQYVASGEYWWNSGIFIVRASVWLKAIRQLEPAIYAACEQAVAQGKADGDFFRVDRDAFAASPSNSIDYAVMEPLASLPQLCESVVVPLDAGWSDVGSWDAIWQISQKDEAKNVGRGHVLFEGAESTFAHSESRLVACVGTQNLVVVETPDAVLVADKSRVQDVKKIVGRIKAQQGAEATDHRKVHRPWGHYDSVDMGERFQVKRIVVKPGARLSLQMHHHRAEHWIVVRGTARITRGDETFLLSENESTYIPLGVSHRLENPGKMPLELIEVQSGAYLGEDDIVRFDDTYGRQ
- a CDS encoding transposase → MFFDELNDEEWFRLSTLIADEPIRLNRRGRPRAEPRVVANAVLWILTTGEAWSKLPGRYPSGPTCRRRYEEWLASGTLLQMIDVLTQFSGRTFAYIPPPPVPVVPARRAEPAPDNDRLRGVFWQNPESWQLPVAQANVWEGEGASLSAMQDDAVADHPARTSFVVPGTPAAELRHARASSASFAAAEPQVDEYRGYTICGIAQPVQNLMYRAWAEISQDDRRVERSGLIGPRFTDAEEAEQFALDWARQWIDRHGASHEPARAPQSEVLAGLSALARAESDIKRFIAERHAGALSESRNDPVQSERREYAYRVG
- a CDS encoding low molecular weight protein-tyrosine-phosphatase codes for the protein MFRNILIVCHANVCRSPAAELLFKSHAASRGGPRATFHSAGVHANDGDGIDPVMRQLLAERGVDATTHRSRRLSRRIVRDADLILVSERGQIAAVESVDPFARGKVHLLGKWEGAEIADPHGGPEAEYRESYSQIERLVQGWLQKLC
- a CDS encoding heterodisulfide reductase-related iron-sulfur binding cluster, whose product is MPHKEGSLEAPTRHPLDWQSDAFYDQAAIDAEMTRVFDICAGCRRCVSLCGAFPALFDLVDDTPAGDIDEVPKAAFGKVVDQCYLCDLCYMTKCPYVPPHAWNVDFPHLMLRGKAARYKRGEATLRDKVLSNTDALGHFAGIPIVTQTVNAVNRTPPARHALEATLGVDRNAWLPEFAPRKFRRAAKRSDNPPARDGERTPGKVAIYATCYVNFNEPGIGHDLLAILAHNDIPYELVTREACCGMPLLEQGNLAGVAAKKEVNLPVLERYAREGYALIGAIPSCVLMYKSELPLMFPGDEAVRAVADAFWDPFEYVIARHRDGLLKTDFKTGLGTVSYHVPCHARVQNIGRKTADALSLVPDTRVNVVERCSGHAGTFGVKKEFHADAMRIGAPVFKAMAEPQPDFVSSDCALAGHHIVQGIDEKGLPSAPLAHPLTLLRRAYGI
- a CDS encoding undecaprenyl-phosphate glucose phosphotransferase — its product is MLSVLARVIDIAMVVAGALIAAALHDGSIWLNDLQRTTVLFDCLLVVVFFPAIGIYQSWRGKRLVGLMGRVAFAWLVVELAGILMSFSFHQSGDLSRLWLGYWALVTMTLLAGSKACVHVVLRQLRRGGYNLKAVAIVGGTPAARRLIAQMRARPEAGFNPVCVYDESEAPGDVALDDVRIERQFESLVWLVRSRAIRELWLTLPISEEPRIHQIVTVFRHDFVNIRFIPDVRTLSFFNQEVVEVLGVPAINLAASPITDVRILPKFVFDRLFALAALTALAPVMLLIAGLIKLTSRGPVFFRQKRKGIDGHEFEIYKFRSMKVHQEAAGTVTQATKNDTRVTPVGRFLRRTSLDELPQFINVLKGEMSVVGPRPHALAHDDIYKDLVKGYMFRYRIKPGITGWAQINGFRGETDQIEKMMGRVKLDLYYMQNWSFWLDIKIVALTLWKGFTGSNAY
- a CDS encoding rubrerythrin family protein — its product is MAHLKGSKTEENLKAAFAGESQANRRYLYFASKADVEGQNDLAALFRSTAEGETGHAHGHLEYLEAVGDPATGLPFGSSRLNLESAIAGETHEYTDMYPGMAKTARDEGFDEIANWFETLAKAERSHANRYTKALDSLVD
- a CDS encoding polysaccharide biosynthesis/export family protein, which gives rise to MLKRPMRPVALAVALTTFLSACATAPGNYLDSSNLKDEGRQQAAETYPVHYIDAKVVMDQLQKQQVDHPLPPGRYTDASQYVYRIGAQDILGVTVWDHPELTTPQGQSFSSGGNTTQTIAGALQQPYSSSLPGQADPYGQTVAADGTIFFPFVGRIHVAGKTIAQTRDELATRLARYVKNPQLDVRVLSYRSQKVQVTGEVKTPGPLAMSDVPLTLVDAISRSGGSTNEADLQRVRLTRDGKLYTLDANGVLDRGEVRQNVMLQQGDIVNVPDRSDSRVFIMGEVKTPVTVPMLKGRLTIADALTAGGGILDTDANPRKIYVMRGMRDNPTKPEVFRLDMTQPDALMLSSRFPLQPLDVVYVSTASSVQFNRVLQQVLPTIQTIFYMRQITR
- a CDS encoding UDP-glucose dehydrogenase family protein, which produces MNLTIIGSGYVGLVTGACLADIGHDVFCLDVDQAKIDILNNGGVPIHEPGLKEVIARNRSAGRLRFSTDIEAAVAHGDVQFIAVGTPPDEDGSADLQYVLAAARNIGRYMTGFKVIVDKSTVPVGTAERVRAAVAEELAKRGGDQMFSVVSNPEFLKEGAAVDDFTRPDRIVIGCDDDVPGERARELMKKLYAPFNRNHERTLYMDVRSAEFTKYAANAMLATRISFMNELANLADRFGADIEAVRRGIGSDPRIGYHFLYAGCGYGGSCFPKDVEALIRTADEHGQSLQILKAVSSVNATQKRVLADKIVARFGEDLTGRTFAIWGLAFKPNTDDMREAPSRELIAELLSRGARIAAYDPVAQQEARRVIALDLADHPSWLERLSFVDDEAQAARDADALVIVTEWKAFKSPDFVALGRLWKTPVIFDGRNLYEPETMSEQGIEYHPIGRPGSRQAVAARVPGAARASA
- a CDS encoding DUF3501 family protein, whose amino-acid sequence is MTLTRDSLLTLEAYAKIRRTEHARLVAYKRRRAVALGNHLRFLFEDETTIRYQIQEMLHIEKIFDEAGIDGELEAYLPLVPDGTNLKATMQIEYEHEIERRAALARLIGIEDRVYLQVDGHARVYAIADEDLERDNDEKTSAVHFVRFELDAPMRAALKDGAVLSIGCDHPAYTMPPQRVDPDVAASLAGDLR